The following proteins come from a genomic window of Halorussus halophilus:
- a CDS encoding Cdc6/Cdc18 family protein — protein MTDEDTQSTDETVEVSPDRSFDNVDLDDVVLDDDDGDQGLFDDLLSGEPIFENKEVLRPSYTPHELPHRKDQINNMATILVAALRGETPSNILIYGKTGTGKTASAKFVSKELESTSQKYKVPCNVEYINCEVTDTQYRVLAQLANKFIENNREFITDRIEELEGLREEAQSNPSALDDTEFDAPDEIEGRIEERKADREEMEPVPMTGWPTDRVYNTFFEAVDYEERVVVIMLDEIDKLVEKSGDDTLYNLSRMNSELDNSRVSIIGISNDLKFTDFLDPRVKSSLGEEEIVFPPYDANQLRDILQHRSDVAFKTDVLSDDVIPLCAAFAAQEHGDARRALDLLRTAGELAERDQAEGVNEKHVRKAQEKIELDRVVEVVRTLPTQSKLVLFSIISLEKNGVHNINTGEVYNIYKRLCEEIDADVLTQRRVTDLISELDMLGIVNAVVVSKGRYGRTKEISLSVPIDETEAVLMSDSRLGDIENIQPFVQARFEN, from the coding sequence ATGACGGACGAAGATACACAATCGACGGACGAGACGGTCGAAGTCAGTCCAGACCGAAGTTTCGACAACGTCGATTTAGACGACGTGGTCCTCGACGACGACGACGGCGACCAAGGGCTGTTCGACGACCTACTCAGCGGCGAACCGATTTTCGAGAACAAGGAGGTCCTTCGGCCGTCCTACACTCCACACGAACTCCCACACCGTAAGGACCAGATCAACAACATGGCGACGATTCTCGTCGCCGCGCTCCGCGGTGAGACGCCGTCGAACATCCTCATTTACGGCAAGACTGGGACCGGCAAGACGGCGAGCGCGAAGTTCGTCAGCAAGGAACTGGAGAGCACCTCCCAGAAGTACAAGGTACCCTGCAACGTCGAGTACATCAACTGCGAAGTGACGGACACGCAGTACCGCGTCCTCGCGCAGTTGGCGAACAAGTTCATCGAGAACAACCGCGAGTTCATCACCGACCGAATCGAGGAACTCGAAGGACTGCGTGAAGAAGCCCAGAGCAATCCGAGTGCCTTGGACGACACCGAATTCGACGCTCCAGACGAAATAGAGGGCCGAATCGAGGAACGGAAGGCCGACCGCGAGGAGATGGAACCCGTCCCGATGACAGGGTGGCCGACCGACCGCGTCTACAACACGTTCTTCGAGGCCGTCGATTACGAGGAGCGGGTCGTCGTCATCATGCTGGACGAAATCGACAAACTGGTCGAGAAGTCCGGCGACGACACCCTCTACAATCTCTCGCGGATGAACTCCGAGTTGGACAATTCGCGCGTGTCTATCATCGGTATCAGCAACGACCTGAAGTTTACCGACTTCCTCGACCCCAGAGTCAAATCGTCGCTCGGAGAGGAGGAAATCGTCTTCCCACCGTACGACGCCAACCAGCTCCGAGACATCCTTCAGCACCGCTCTGACGTGGCGTTCAAGACCGACGTGCTGTCGGACGACGTGATTCCGCTCTGTGCCGCCTTCGCCGCGCAGGAACACGGTGACGCCCGGCGTGCGCTCGACCTCCTCAGAACCGCAGGCGAACTCGCCGAGCGTGACCAAGCCGAGGGCGTCAACGAGAAACACGTCCGGAAGGCTCAGGAGAAGATAGAACTGGACCGCGTGGTCGAAGTCGTCCGAACTCTACCGACCCAATCGAAACTGGTCCTCTTCTCCATCATCTCCTTGGAGAAGAACGGCGTCCACAACATCAACACGGGCGAGGTGTACAACATCTACAAGCGACTCTGCGAGGAAATCGACGCCGACGTGCTCACGCAGCGCCGCGTCACCGACCTTATCAGCGAACTCGACATGCTCGGCATCGTCAACGCCGTCGTGGTCAGCAAGGGTCGCTACGGACGGACGAAGGAAATCAGTCTCTCGGTACCCATCGACGAAACCGAAGCCGTCCTGATGTCGGACTCTCGACTCGGCGACATCGAGAACATCCAGCCGTTCGTACAGGCGCGCTTCGAAAACTGA
- a CDS encoding Era-like GTP-binding protein, with translation MGLFTGLKDSVSRVTDKLFSAQEPKRIGIYGPPNAGKTTLANRIARDWTGDAVGPESHIPHETRRARRKENVEIERDGSTVSIDIVDTPGVTTKVDYEEFLDHDMEKEDAVRRSREATEGVAEAMHWLREDVDGVIYVLDSTTDPFTQVNTMLIGIIESQDLPVLILANKTDLDDSSVQRIRNAYPQHETIPLSALEGSNMDEVYDKIAKYFG, from the coding sequence ATGGGATTGTTCACTGGACTCAAAGACAGCGTATCACGCGTTACGGACAAGCTCTTCTCCGCCCAAGAGCCCAAGCGCATCGGTATCTACGGCCCTCCGAACGCCGGGAAGACGACTCTCGCGAACCGCATCGCCCGCGATTGGACTGGCGACGCGGTTGGCCCGGAGAGCCACATTCCACACGAGACCCGACGCGCTCGGCGCAAGGAGAACGTCGAAATCGAGCGAGACGGTAGTACTGTCTCCATCGACATCGTGGACACACCGGGTGTCACGACGAAGGTCGATTACGAGGAGTTCCTCGACCACGACATGGAGAAAGAAGACGCCGTGCGTCGCTCGCGCGAGGCCACCGAAGGCGTCGCTGAAGCAATGCACTGGCTCCGCGAGGACGTGGACGGCGTTATCTACGTCCTCGACAGCACGACCGACCCGTTCACGCAGGTCAACACGATGCTCATCGGCATCATCGAGAGCCAAGACCTGCCGGTACTCATTTTGGCTAACAAGACAGACCTGGATGACTCCAGCGTCCAACGTATCCGGAATGCGTACCCGCAGCACGAGACGATTCCGCTCTCGGCACTGGAAGGGAGTAACATGGACGAAGTGTACGACAAAATAGCGAAGTACTTCGGGTGA
- a CDS encoding DUF2073 domain-containing protein, producing the protein MPEVKPDGSNGVQIDLIGANRMEGMASMEKIRMILDGVRDGDIVILEQGLSPDEESKLIEVTMTEISPDEFNGIEIETYPRSETADQSFLDRLMGKESTSKLTVIGPANQIETLHKDDNLISALVSRK; encoded by the coding sequence ATGCCGGAAGTCAAACCCGACGGCTCGAACGGTGTACAAATCGACCTCATCGGTGCCAACCGAATGGAAGGCATGGCGTCGATGGAGAAGATTCGAATGATACTCGACGGGGTGCGCGACGGCGACATCGTCATCCTCGAACAAGGGCTCTCCCCCGACGAGGAGAGCAAACTCATCGAGGTCACGATGACCGAGATTAGCCCCGACGAGTTCAACGGCATCGAAATCGAAACGTACCCGCGCTCCGAGACGGCCGACCAAAGCTTCCTCGACCGCTTGATGGGCAAGGAATCGACGTCGAAGCTCACCGTCATCGGCCCGGCGAACCAGATAGAGACGCTTCACAAGGACGACAACCTCATCAGCGCACTCGTCTCCCGTAAATAA
- a CDS encoding Zn-ribbon domain-containing protein translates to MPHQCTNCGRAFEDGSKEMLSGCPDCGGNKFQFLPAGAVGDSGGSGGTTGGTAPKKQPQAANTGNAGGTANAASSPDAPETGGDTDSTPSGAVDRAAATVRDWVSTKRDRGEREQSAAASASQSRSQTQSRSAPNSGSTRNEGQSAATDAAPAAESNEDSAQASARRDLVSEDELPDDPPAEDTDDANVVSPPEEESPGLDELRKELNDQFESIRIVNPGQYELNLMELYNREEYIIALKQDGKYVIEVPDSWEQ, encoded by the coding sequence ATGCCCCACCAGTGTACCAACTGCGGCCGAGCGTTCGAGGACGGTTCGAAAGAGATGCTTTCGGGCTGTCCGGACTGCGGCGGGAACAAGTTCCAGTTCCTGCCCGCGGGAGCCGTAGGTGACTCGGGTGGATCTGGCGGAACAACGGGTGGAACCGCGCCGAAGAAGCAACCACAAGCCGCGAACACTGGAAACGCTGGGGGCACTGCGAACGCCGCCAGTTCCCCCGACGCACCCGAAACAGGGGGCGACACCGACAGCACTCCGTCGGGTGCCGTAGACCGAGCGGCCGCGACTGTCCGCGACTGGGTCAGCACGAAACGCGACCGAGGGGAGAGAGAACAGTCGGCGGCCGCGAGCGCGTCACAGTCGCGCTCGCAGACCCAATCACGCTCTGCGCCGAACTCCGGTTCGACTCGAAACGAAGGGCAATCGGCCGCCACCGATGCTGCGCCAGCCGCCGAATCGAACGAGGACAGCGCCCAGGCTAGTGCTCGCCGCGACCTCGTGAGCGAGGATGAACTCCCGGACGACCCACCTGCAGAAGACACGGATGACGCCAACGTCGTCAGTCCACCGGAAGAAGAGAGTCCGGGACTCGACGAACTGCGCAAGGAACTGAACGACCAGTTCGAGAGCATCCGCATCGTCAACCCCGGCCAGTACGAACTCAACCTGATGGAACTGTACAACCGTGAAGAGTACATCATCGCGCTCAAACAGGACGGCAAGTACGTCATCGAAGTGCCGGACTCCTGGGAACAGTAG
- a CDS encoding MATE family efflux transporter yields MLDGAKERARRFVFLFPAALARLGLLDREKGEEAFDLAVPVMVTGGMRTLLRAADFLMVGRALGDEAVAALELGFQYFFIPFGLSLALTSGTISVVSRFEGADEHEKANFAIKQSLWLALALAIPITAATWVYAVPMLDVLTDDPRTIELGALYLKIIMLSVSFRFWSMIAARALAGVGDTRTPMYIRLLTLPTNIVLNALLIFGVGPFPELGVAGAAWGTAIANVLAATLFTGALLSGRYSVRLPLGGKQWDWEIAGEIVRVGAPLAGTRLSRTLGRFPFLIVLTTLGTPVVAAYAIGRRVMLLALMPAWGYSTASSTLVGQSIGAGDDEEADAYGWQTLRIALVTQLLIAAVLFVAARPLALAFGTNHVDLTVEFVRVFGLGVAAFSVSRTMRGGLRGAGDTSWPFYGAFAGTYLFKLPVAFLAVAPGVALFTLGGGSFISGSWQFAPGLGWGLLAVYVAILGDMYLRAVVNVVRFWTGEWKRIARESNVGAGAD; encoded by the coding sequence ATGCTCGACGGTGCCAAGGAGCGCGCTCGCCGATTCGTCTTTCTCTTCCCCGCGGCGTTGGCACGTCTCGGCCTCCTCGACCGGGAGAAGGGCGAAGAGGCGTTCGACCTCGCAGTGCCAGTCATGGTCACCGGTGGGATGCGCACCTTGCTTCGCGCGGCGGACTTCCTCATGGTCGGCCGTGCGCTCGGCGACGAGGCAGTCGCCGCGCTCGAACTCGGCTTTCAGTACTTCTTCATCCCGTTCGGCCTCTCACTGGCGCTGACCAGCGGCACAATCAGCGTCGTCTCTCGGTTCGAAGGAGCGGACGAACACGAGAAGGCGAACTTCGCCATCAAGCAGTCGCTCTGGCTCGCGCTGGCCCTCGCGATTCCCATCACCGCCGCCACGTGGGTCTACGCCGTGCCGATGCTCGACGTGTTGACCGACGACCCGCGGACCATCGAACTCGGCGCGCTCTACCTCAAAATCATCATGCTCTCGGTCTCGTTTCGCTTCTGGAGCATGATTGCGGCCCGCGCGCTCGCTGGCGTCGGCGACACGCGCACCCCGATGTACATCCGCCTGCTCACACTGCCGACGAACATCGTGCTGAACGCTCTGCTCATCTTCGGCGTCGGGCCGTTCCCGGAACTCGGCGTCGCGGGCGCGGCGTGGGGAACCGCCATCGCCAACGTTCTCGCGGCAACGCTCTTCACTGGCGCACTGCTCTCTGGTCGTTACTCGGTGCGACTCCCGCTCGGCGGTAAGCAGTGGGACTGGGAGATTGCAGGCGAAATCGTCCGTGTCGGTGCGCCACTCGCGGGCACTCGACTTTCCAGAACGCTCGGCCGCTTCCCGTTTCTCATCGTCCTCACGACGCTCGGCACGCCTGTCGTCGCAGCCTACGCAATCGGTCGCCGAGTCATGCTCCTCGCGCTGATGCCCGCATGGGGCTACTCGACGGCTTCCAGCACACTCGTTGGCCAGTCCATCGGTGCCGGAGACGACGAGGAGGCCGACGCCTACGGCTGGCAGACGCTCCGCATCGCGCTCGTCACACAACTGCTCATCGCTGCCGTACTGTTCGTCGCCGCGCGCCCACTCGCTCTCGCGTTCGGCACCAATCACGTAGACCTCACCGTCGAGTTCGTCCGCGTGTTCGGCCTCGGTGTCGCGGCGTTCAGCGTCTCTCGAACGATGCGAGGCGGCCTCCGGGGCGCTGGTGACACTAGCTGGCCCTTCTACGGCGCGTTCGCTGGCACGTACCTGTTCAAGCTTCCCGTCGCGTTCCTCGCAGTCGCGCCGGGTGTCGCGCTCTTTACCCTCGGCGGCGGGTCGTTTATCTCCGGTAGCTGGCAGTTCGCGCCCGGTCTCGGCTGGGGCCTGCTCGCCGTCTACGTCGCAATTCTGGGCGACATGTACCTCCGAGCAGTCGTGAACGTCGTGCGGTTCTGGACCGGCGAGTGGAAGCGAATCGCCCGTGAGTCCAACGTCGGTGCAGGGGCCGACTGA
- a CDS encoding DUF7089 family protein: MFEQRSLSEEVATVREEHAPDALVLDCETDFESLPPGRAEDLGLLVDSLDPLSYPDEWLPEETPELLRRFASTDFVVGMPGDGSVAWTRQTVPPTVFVKARVEGSPEEFVDFLVAQALVEVGTCEPEHFLGFFDGEFRDLAAALPYDSGSVYQIAAALYDAYLGLQTRQVFGGWADTNPRLFAAWEDAGERIEPRVDGLPSAMARDETDFADATELACAAVKHGLDLPAPFAALDTSAYRDHGAAYAVKWAEKTFEHESE, from the coding sequence ATGTTCGAACAGCGCTCCCTCTCTGAAGAAGTCGCCACAGTTCGCGAGGAACACGCACCAGACGCACTCGTACTAGATTGCGAGACCGACTTCGAGTCGCTTCCACCGGGACGAGCCGAGGACCTCGGTCTGCTGGTGGATTCTCTCGACCCGCTCTCGTACCCCGACGAGTGGCTTCCCGAGGAGACTCCGGAACTACTCCGGCGGTTCGCCTCGACTGACTTCGTCGTCGGCATGCCCGGCGACGGCAGCGTCGCGTGGACTCGCCAGACGGTTCCACCGACCGTCTTCGTGAAGGCCCGAGTCGAAGGTTCACCCGAAGAGTTCGTCGATTTCCTCGTCGCCCAAGCACTCGTCGAGGTTGGCACGTGCGAACCAGAACACTTCCTCGGTTTCTTCGACGGGGAGTTCCGAGACCTTGCGGCCGCTCTCCCCTACGATTCGGGAAGCGTCTACCAGATAGCCGCGGCGCTCTACGACGCCTATCTCGGACTCCAGACTCGCCAGGTCTTCGGAGGATGGGCAGACACCAATCCACGACTCTTCGCAGCGTGGGAGGACGCAGGCGAGCGCATCGAACCGCGCGTAGACGGTCTCCCCTCGGCGATGGCACGAGACGAGACGGACTTCGCCGACGCCACAGAACTGGCCTGCGCCGCGGTCAAACACGGTCTCGACCTGCCCGCGCCGTTCGCGGCACTCGACACGTCGGCCTACCGAGACCACGGCGCGGCGTACGCTGTCAAGTGGGCCGAGAAGACTTTTGAACACGAGTCGGAGTAG
- a CDS encoding ferredoxin yields MRIEFDRDTCTGMFQCTAEWDAFEENRDEGKADLLDAEEESEDTFVREVPEDAEFDAKMAARVCPVDAIRVYDDDGEQLIP; encoded by the coding sequence ATGCGAATCGAGTTCGACCGCGACACCTGCACTGGCATGTTCCAGTGTACCGCCGAGTGGGACGCCTTCGAAGAGAACCGCGACGAGGGGAAAGCCGACCTGCTCGACGCCGAGGAAGAGAGCGAGGACACGTTCGTCCGCGAAGTCCCCGAGGACGCCGAATTCGACGCGAAGATGGCCGCTCGTGTCTGTCCTGTGGACGCTATCCGGGTGTACGACGACGACGGCGAGCAGTTGATTCCGTAA